In Nocardia asteroides, a single genomic region encodes these proteins:
- a CDS encoding response regulator transcription factor, whose protein sequence is MTAVLLGEDDEAIAAPLSRALGREGYTVTVESFGPAVLRRALEGGHDLLILDLGLPGMDGLEVCRQVRASGAELAVLMLTARTDEVDFVVGLDAGADDYVGKPFRLAELLARVRALLRRSGLGDDIVEVGGIRLEPAARRVLVNGVEVGLANKEYELLKVLIDRAGQVVPRETILREVWGDAELRGSKTLDMHMSWLRRKIGDEGPMAERRIVTVRGVGFRLNTD, encoded by the coding sequence ATGACGGCGGTACTGCTCGGCGAGGACGACGAAGCGATCGCGGCACCGCTCTCGCGCGCGCTCGGCCGCGAGGGCTACACGGTGACGGTGGAGAGTTTCGGCCCTGCGGTGCTGCGCCGCGCCCTCGAGGGCGGCCACGACCTGCTCATCCTGGATCTCGGGCTGCCCGGGATGGACGGGCTCGAGGTGTGCAGGCAGGTGCGGGCCAGCGGCGCCGAGCTGGCCGTGCTCATGCTCACCGCGCGCACCGACGAGGTGGACTTCGTCGTCGGGCTGGACGCCGGCGCCGACGACTACGTCGGCAAGCCGTTCCGGCTGGCCGAGCTGCTGGCCAGGGTGCGCGCGCTGCTGCGCCGCAGCGGCCTCGGCGACGACATCGTCGAGGTCGGCGGCATCCGGCTGGAGCCTGCCGCGCGCCGGGTGCTGGTGAACGGCGTCGAGGTCGGGCTGGCGAACAAGGAGTACGAGCTGCTCAAGGTGCTGATCGACCGGGCCGGGCAGGTGGTGCCGCGGGAGACGATCCTGCGCGAGGTCTGGGGCGATGCCGAGCTGCGCGGCTCCAAGACGCTCGACATGCACATGTCCTGGCTGCGCCGGAAGATCGGCGACGAGGGGCCGATGGCCGAGCGCCGGATCGTCACCGTCCGCGGTGTCGGATTCCGGCTGAACACCGACTGA
- a CDS encoding sensor histidine kinase, whose translation MRRRILRSMLTVLTLTTVVLGLPLVYTAWLWVEDITRNDLRDRLDRMAVEIIAQEQETGTVPGELDARAVGTLVPDGGKLTIVYPAPLDSAVRMDIGVDRVNDPLVESLSLGERGSLRLEVPSGPMHSMQRQAVGAVALAVLASLTAAVTVAVVTARRVADPLSDVAARAARLAEGDFRPDNRRHGIAELDRVSDVLDAATVEIAGRLQREHALVADVSHQLRSRLTAVRLRLDELSVHADPDVVQEAEAAMAQVDRLTGAIDDLVRAARDDDAADRDPVPVMDELRGVIAEWAHPFRDAGRVLTLLGDESLRAPITGSRLREALAVLLDNALHHGDGTCTVSVRLVHGGRARVPLVCVEVADQGDGVSDELAPHIFDRGFSGAGSTGVGLALARALVEADGGRLELQRRRPALFALFLGALTPIRVAAGVGAEPR comes from the coding sequence GTGCGCCGCCGCATCCTGCGCTCGATGCTCACCGTGCTGACGCTCACCACGGTGGTGCTCGGGTTGCCGCTGGTCTACACCGCCTGGCTCTGGGTGGAGGACATCACCCGCAACGACCTGCGCGACCGGCTGGACCGGATGGCCGTCGAGATCATCGCCCAGGAGCAGGAGACCGGGACCGTCCCCGGCGAGCTGGACGCCAGGGCGGTCGGCACGCTCGTCCCGGACGGCGGCAAGCTCACCATCGTCTACCCGGCGCCGCTGGACAGCGCCGTGCGGATGGACATCGGGGTGGACCGGGTGAACGATCCGCTGGTCGAGTCGCTCTCCCTGGGTGAGCGCGGCTCGCTGCGGCTGGAGGTGCCGTCCGGGCCGATGCACTCCATGCAGCGGCAGGCGGTCGGCGCGGTGGCGCTGGCGGTGCTGGCCTCGCTGACCGCGGCGGTGACCGTCGCCGTGGTCACCGCGCGCCGGGTCGCCGACCCGCTCAGCGATGTCGCCGCGCGCGCCGCCCGGCTCGCCGAGGGCGACTTCCGCCCGGACAACCGGCGGCACGGCATCGCCGAGCTGGACCGGGTCTCGGACGTGCTCGACGCCGCGACCGTGGAGATCGCGGGCCGGCTGCAGCGTGAGCACGCGCTGGTCGCCGACGTCTCGCACCAGCTGCGCAGCCGCCTCACCGCGGTCCGGCTGCGGCTGGACGAGCTCTCCGTGCACGCCGACCCGGACGTGGTGCAGGAGGCCGAGGCGGCGATGGCCCAGGTGGACCGGCTCACCGGCGCCATCGACGACCTGGTCCGCGCCGCCAGGGACGACGACGCCGCCGACCGCGACCCGGTGCCGGTGATGGACGAGCTGCGCGGCGTCATCGCGGAGTGGGCGCACCCGTTCCGGGACGCCGGGCGGGTGCTCACCCTGCTCGGCGACGAATCGCTGCGCGCCCCGATCACCGGCTCCCGGCTGCGCGAGGCGCTCGCCGTGCTGCTGGACAACGCGCTGCACCACGGCGACGGCACCTGCACCGTCTCGGTGCGGCTGGTGCACGGCGGCAGGGCGCGGGTGCCGCTGGTCTGCGTCGAGGTGGCCGATCAGGGCGACGGGGTCAGCGACGAGCTGGCGCCGCACATCTTCGACCGCGGCTTCTCCGGGGCCGGCTCGACCGGGGTCGGGCTGGCGCTGGCGCGGGCGCTGGTGGAGGCCGACGGCGGGCGGCTGGAATTGCAACGCAGGCGCCCCGCGCTGTTCGCGCTCTTTCTCGGCGCCCTGACGCCGATTCGCGTGGCAGCCGGAGTGGGCGCCGAACCGCGCTGA
- a CDS encoding GtrA family protein — protein MSIVDEVVRALPPTARELALRNRELIKFAIVGATTFVIDSGIFYLLKWTVLADKPVTAKIISGVVAVIASYILNREWSFKNRGGREKHHEALLFFVVSGIGVALSNIPLWISSYVFDLRQPAVSFATENIADFVSAFVIGNLLQMAFRFWAMRRWVFPDEMDVIIEELEELIEVENLGTEPPTVRP, from the coding sequence GTGTCAATCGTCGACGAGGTGGTCCGCGCACTCCCGCCCACAGCACGGGAGCTGGCGCTCCGTAATCGTGAACTGATCAAGTTCGCGATCGTCGGCGCCACCACCTTCGTGATCGACAGCGGCATTTTCTACCTGCTGAAGTGGACGGTCCTCGCGGACAAGCCGGTCACGGCCAAGATCATTTCCGGCGTGGTCGCGGTGATCGCCTCCTACATTCTGAACCGCGAGTGGTCGTTCAAGAACCGCGGCGGCCGGGAGAAGCACCACGAGGCGCTGCTGTTCTTCGTGGTCAGCGGCATCGGCGTGGCGCTGAGCAATATCCCGCTGTGGATTTCCAGTTACGTCTTCGACCTGCGCCAGCCCGCCGTGAGCTTCGCCACCGAGAACATCGCCGACTTCGTGAGCGCGTTCGTGATCGGCAATCTGCTGCAGATGGCGTTCCGTTTCTGGGCCATGCGGCGCTGGGTTTTTCCGGACGAAATGGACGTGATCATCGAGGAGCTGGAGGAGCTCATCGAGGTCGAGAATCTCGGCACCGAGCCGCCGACCGTGCGTCCCTGA
- a CDS encoding 5-(carboxyamino)imidazole ribonucleotide synthase, with translation MTTLTDVSARSFDPAAMPTVTMVGGGQLARMTHQAAIALGQRLRVLAERPDDPAAQVSPDVVFGSHTDPVALRKAAVGSHALTFDHEHVPTEHLEALVAEGVNVQPPPSALRYAQDKLAMRIKLSELGLPVPAFTAVETAADAERFGAEHGWPVVLKAIRGGYDGRGVWMPADAAEARAIVGEQRARGVPLLAEARVAWVRELSAMVARSPFGQAATWPVVETVQRNGQCAVVLAPAPGLSEELAATAETLALHLAAELGVVGVMAVELFETADGALLVNELAMRPHNSGHWGMDGARTGQFEQHLRAVLDYPLGDTTPLAPVTVMANILGAPEAPAMAMDERLHHLFARLPEAKVHLYGKGERPDRKIGHVNILGDDVAAVREKAERAAHWMSHAVWTDGWDPHE, from the coding sequence ATGACAACATTGACCGACGTGAGCGCACGTTCCTTCGATCCAGCGGCGATGCCGACCGTCACCATGGTCGGTGGTGGGCAACTCGCGCGGATGACGCACCAGGCCGCGATCGCCCTCGGGCAGCGGCTCCGGGTACTGGCCGAGCGGCCCGACGACCCGGCCGCACAGGTCAGCCCGGATGTGGTCTTCGGCAGCCATACCGACCCGGTGGCGCTGCGGAAGGCCGCCGTCGGGTCGCACGCCCTGACCTTCGACCACGAGCACGTGCCGACCGAGCACCTGGAGGCGCTGGTCGCCGAGGGCGTCAACGTGCAGCCGCCGCCGTCGGCGCTGCGCTACGCCCAGGACAAGCTGGCCATGCGGATCAAGCTGAGCGAGCTCGGCCTCCCGGTGCCGGCCTTCACCGCGGTGGAGACGGCGGCGGACGCCGAGCGGTTCGGCGCCGAGCACGGCTGGCCAGTGGTGCTCAAGGCGATCCGCGGCGGTTACGACGGGCGCGGGGTCTGGATGCCCGCCGATGCCGCCGAGGCGCGCGCGATCGTCGGCGAGCAGCGCGCCCGCGGGGTTCCGCTGCTGGCCGAGGCCAGGGTGGCGTGGGTGCGCGAGCTCTCCGCCATGGTGGCGCGCTCGCCGTTCGGGCAGGCCGCCACCTGGCCGGTGGTCGAGACGGTGCAGCGCAACGGGCAGTGCGCGGTGGTGCTCGCGCCCGCGCCCGGGCTCTCCGAGGAGCTCGCCGCCACGGCCGAGACGCTGGCGCTGCACCTGGCCGCCGAGCTCGGCGTGGTCGGCGTGATGGCGGTCGAGCTGTTCGAGACCGCGGACGGCGCGCTGCTGGTGAACGAGCTCGCCATGCGCCCGCACAACAGCGGCCACTGGGGGATGGACGGCGCCCGCACCGGCCAGTTCGAGCAGCACCTGCGCGCCGTGCTGGATTATCCGCTCGGCGACACCACCCCGCTGGCGCCGGTCACCGTGATGGCGAACATCCTCGGCGCGCCCGAGGCGCCCGCCATGGCGATGGACGAGCGGCTGCACCACCTCTTCGCCCGGCTGCCGGAGGCGAAGGTGCACCTCTACGGCAAGGGCGAGCGGCCGGATCGCAAGATCGGCCACGTCAACATCCTCGGCGACGACGTCGCCGCGGTGCGGGAGAAGGCGGAGCGGGCGGCGCACTGGATGTCGCACGCGGTATGGACCGACGGATGGGATCCGCATGAGTGA